TCCTTGACTATCCTTACTGCCTGTGCATAATTCTCTATTGTGGCTCTTTGAGTCATGGGGTATCCTCCTTTTGTTTTGGTATTGGCTTACCATGGAGATACCCCTTTCTTGCTTCTGACACAAGAAATAATACATTACCAAAAAGGGCGGGGTTTTAGCCCGCCCTTTTTGTAATCATGGTGGGCAATGCCCACCCTACTGCTACTGATTAGAACTTCACATCAAGCATAAGATATGCAAATGTTGCGTCCTCATTCTTTGGTATTGCCCTTCCGGCATAATCCTTTGGAAAGCCGCTATCACCTGCATTCCCGGCGTCCCTTATGGCATAGGCTACCTCAAGGGATGTGTTCTTTGTTATATTATAGTTGGCTTTCACATTTATTTCCTTTCCAAGGTCATCGCTCTGGCCTGAGGCAACCTCGTCGGCCTTGTATTTCCAGTACTCTGCAGCCACCTTGAGATTATCCATGGGCTTTATACCAACGTTTATAGACCATGCCTTCATATCTGACCAGGTTATATCGTCAGTAAAGCCATAGAGGGGGTGGTTTGTTGGATATAGGTTACGAAATGCCTCGTTCTTGTCAGTTGTACCTGCCTTATCTCCAGTTGCCTTATCATACTCTGCGCCTATCCTGAGGTTCACAGCCTGCGGTATGGTATAGCCCGCCTTTATAGCGTACGCGTTCGAGTCCTGTTTTGTTTCAACCTCTGTTGAACTCATACTGCTTCTGCCACCCTGCTTGGCATATTCTGCTGTCCAGTCAATATTAATAGCGCCGCCGTTGAGCCTTGCGCCCATGGTCCTTACATCCCTCTTTACGGTAGTAGCGCCGTCCCTGTCCTGAAAGTAATAGAGGTCAAGGGTATTCATCGGTATTGCCTTTACCGTGGCATAGATGCCGTTAAA
The sequence above is drawn from the Deltaproteobacteria bacterium genome and encodes:
- a CDS encoding alginate export family protein codes for the protein MKKILIAVFAALVTAAWVLPVMAADVKIGGELRERGIWVDNEKQTDGAQARDVKYIEQRLRLNVDAELESNVKVFVSLQDSRNWGDEGSTATTGNDAQAVDLSQAYVVFSNILDQPLSIKVGRQVLAYGEHRLIGSFEWSNNARRFDAIKLSYNHEVFNVDLWTAKVDEGGTTTTTSTTGFGQKDLDFNGIYATVKAIPMNTLDLYYFQDRDGATTVKRDVRTMGARLNGGAINIDWTAEYAKQGGRSSMSSTEVETKQDSNAYAIKAGYTIPQAVNLRIGAEYDKATGDKAGTTDKNEAFRNLYPTNHPLYGFTDDITWSDMKAWSINVGIKPMDNLKVAAEYWKYKADEVASGQSDDLGKEINVKANYNITKNTSLEVAYAIRDAGNAGDSGFPKDYAGRAIPKNEDATFAYLMLDVKF